DNA from Victivallaceae bacterium:
AGACGAATCCTTGATTATTCCCCAATCCGCAAAATACACCGACAAGCGCATTCTCTATACAAACTCGCTCCGAAACACTCGTACCCGGAATCCGGCACTCATCGATAACAGGTTGTACGAACACTTTCGGTACTCCGGTTCGACTGTTCAGCTCTTCCTCCAAAATGGGATCGTAGCTTCCGTTAACCACTATAAGATCGGCTTCACCAAGACGATCGGGAAAATCACGCAACCGACCTCTAGGAATAAATTGATGGCCTCCGAATGGGTCGTCTCCGTTAACGATAAGAATATTGAAATCCTTCTTCAGTTTGCGAAATTGAAAACCGTCGTCCAAAATAAGTACGGATTTCCGCATACGCCTCGCCAAAACCGCTGATTTAAACCTATCCTTACCGATAAATACGGGAACGAAAGGGAATCTACAACCGATAAGATAAGGCTCATCTCCTACTTCGACGGCCGTATGATTATTCAGATCAACTTTAAGAGAATGACTTTTTTTCGATGCTTTCCCGCGATACCCTCGTGATAAAATAGCCGATCGCTCTCTGAGCTGGCCGATGGATTCAAGAATTTTCAAGACAACCTGAGTCTTACCCGAACCGCCCGCCACGATATTACCCACACTAACTACGACTTCGGGTATTTTTTTCTCGCGAAATAAACCCTTTCGATAACACCATCGATTCAACCAAGCCCCTAAAGCAAAACACGCAGCTGCCGGTCTTCTGAAAACAAAACCTTCCTTAGGACACTGTAAATTATTGCAAAATCGGCGATACAACATAAACAAAGCCGAAGGCATGTCCTTTCCCACCTTTACCGACTCCCGCAACAAACACCGATTAATCAGAATCAAATACCCAAGCCGAACCGAAAACGACACAGAGGTACAGTTTCTCATAAAAAAAATTAAAAATCAAGTTGATGGAAAAACTAAGAAACAATGAAAACTATGCAATAATTTTTTAAACTCATTTTTCTCTTTGTTTTAAAACCTCATAAAGAGTAACCGTAACTGCCATTCCTACATTCAAAGAATCGGCATAGCCTTTCATAGGTATGAAAATAATCTCGTCCGAAGATTTCGACCAAAACCCCGTCACTCCGTCTTTTTCCGATCCGAAAACCAACGCCAGAGGTTCGCTATAATCCATTGCCGAATAAGAAATATTTCCTTGGGGAGAAGTCGTAATAATCTTAATTTTCTTTTCTTTAAGCAATTTATAAGCTTTGGTCGATATCATCTCAATGACGGGCACGGAAAAAATAGTACCTAAGGAAGACCTGATAATATTAGGGTTGTACAAATCAACCACCATGTCGCAGAAAAAAATACCCGTTACTCCGGCTGCATCCGCCGATCTCAATATAGCTCCAATATTCCCAGGCTTCTCCACTCCTTCGATAATCAAATAAAACGGTAAACCTTTTTGTCTTGATTCTAGGAAAAAATCTTCAATCGTCAGTTTTTTTTCTTTAAATATCCCGAGAAAACCGTCGGAATTATCTCTACAAGAAAGCTTGTCGATCACGTCTGAGGAACAATAGGTAAGAGGAATATTGCAATCGGCCAATAATGCAATAAGTTCAGCATGCTCTTTTTTCAAACTAATAGGAACGGAAACAAATACTTTCTCCGGAAAGAAATCCCTTTCCACGGCTCTTAATATCTCTCTGTGTCCTTCTACTAAAAATTTTCCGTTCTCGTCTCTACCCCGCCATTTTTTCAAATGAATGGGTTCTCTCAATAAAGGATGTTTAATGCTTGTGATGATTTTTAACGTGTCCATTTAACATAAACTCCAACAGGCAATCTATTGGCATCACATCCCAGAGAAACTTCTCCCGATTCCACTTTCCCTTCATTCAATAAGGTCTCGCTCATATAATCTCTCAACAATCGTTCTAACATCAAAGGAGTGTGACCCGGAGTATGAGAAGTTATCAAAAATAATTTTGCATTTTCCGATAATAATAAAGCTCCGTTTCGAATCAATCGCTTTAAATCTTTTTCTATCTTGAAGGTTTCTCCATTGACCCCTCTGCCGTATGTCGGAGGATCCGCAATAATCACTTCATATTTTTTTCCTCTTCGCAATTCTCTTTCGATAAATACCATAACATCATCAAGAATCCAAAAAACGTCATGATCCCGAAATCCGTTCAAATCGAAATTAACCCTCGCCCAACGAATCGCCGATTTGGAAGCATCGACATGTGTCACCCTCCCTCCGGACATAACGCTTACCAGAGAAATTCCTCCGGTGTAAGCAAATAAATTCAGTATATTGTCTTTCGGAGTTACAACATTTCGAACATCTCCCCAAAACCGAGAATGCTCGGGAAAAAATCCTATATGACCAAACGGAGTCAACTTCAGCCGGAAACGAACATCGAACATCTCAAATGTCCATTCTTTCAACTCTTTTTTTATTGTTTTCCAAACCCCAGCTTCTCCGTTTCTGACAAATTCCGCATCAATATCGGAGCGTGTCGAATAATGATACAACGGATCCCATAAAGCGCAAGGACCGGGTCTTAATAATACGATCTCCCCGAATCGCTCTAGTTTTTTTCCGTCACCGCTATCAAGCAATGTATATTCACATGGATTCAAATTGCCTCCGTTCGGATCAATAAATCTCTATATCATAATATCATATCGGAATGTGTTTTTAAAAATCTAAGGACGGTATCCACAGCACTCTGCGTCATAAAATCAATCTCGATATTAACTCTACTACCAGAAATTTTATTACCTAAAAGAGTTGCTCTTAAGGTTTCCGGTATCAAATCAATCTGAAAAATCCTCTCTTTCGTGTCTACCTGAACGACAGTCAGACTAACCCCATCAATCGCTACGAATCCTTTTTCAAACAAATATTTTATCACATCTCGTCCCACTCGTACGAAATAAGAACGACCTCGAATTTCCGTTATCACTCCGATACCGAAAACATGACCGGACAAAAAATGCCCGCCGACTTCGTCACCGAAGCAAAGAGACGCTTCAATATGTACGAAATCTCCGACAACCAAATCGGATAAAACCGTTCTTTGCAAAGTCTCGGGGATTAAATCGAAAGCAATGACTCCGTCATTCATTGAAACGACGGTCAAACAAACTCCGTTGACGGCGACGCTGGAACCTATCGAAAGAGTTCGGAACAATTCCGGAGGGACTTTCAGACACAATGAGCTAAAAGTGTCGTGAGTTTCGGATACGATCACAACTCCCTGATATCTGATGATTCCGGTAAACATGAGAATAGTCCCCTAGACAAACAAATCAATGCCGAATTGTATATGAAAATCAGTCAAATTTCTATAAAATTTTACCGAAAAAAAACAAATTAAAATGTTTAACATTAACATGGCTTATCGATTTTTTTTATTTGAAATGGAAGAATAAAATATGAATTTATTTGCAATATAAATATATTTTGACCAAAAGAATCCGGAGAACGAATGAGATGTCCATTTTGCAGTCATAAAGACCTTAGAGTTCTTGATTCAAGGAATGCACCGGAAACAAACGCCATCAAAAGACGAAGAGAATGTCTGAAATGCAATTATCGATTTACTACCTTTGAAACTCCCGAACTTCATTTACAAGTTTTAAAAAAAGACGGTCGCTACGAAGCTTTTGAGGAAAGAAAATTAATTAACGGACTCAATGCTGCCGCTTACCATACGAAAGTCAGTCAAGAACAAGTAAGAAAAATCGTCTCTTATGTAAAAATCGATATCATGGGACAACAAATTAAGGAAATTTCTACCAAAGAAATCGGAGAAATAGTAATGAAATATCTAAAACCCATAGATATGATTGCTTATATTCGTTTCGCTTGCGTTTATCGTCGATTTACGGATATGGGGGAACTTCGCGAGCTTATGGAAAACCTGTCCGATGACGCATCGCTATCTATAGAAAATGTAGAAAAACAATAAACCGAGGGAATAAAAAAAACATGCGTTTATCCAGAGACGAAATTTTAACATTCAAAACACGCCTTGAAGACATGAAGTTTAAATTGACGCATACGTTGGAAGGCAATGCTCAAGAAGTCAAAAAACCGAATGAAGCAACGGGATATTCTCAACATCAAGCCGATCAAGGAACGGATACTTTCGATCGAACAATCAGTCTTGAAGTAACTACGAAAGAATATGAATTATTAAGACAAATCAATCGTGCATTGGAAAAGATAGAAGACAACACATATGGGATTTGTGACGTTAGCGGAGAACCTATTCCTTTGGCCCGTTTAATGGCCATACCCTATGCTACAATGACTGTGAAATCTCAGGAGCAATATGAAAAAGGACTTCTGGGCGAATACAACTAAGCAACCGAATGGTCGTCTAATAAAAAAATTTATTATGCTTTTTGCTATTTTACTTACCGCTTTTCTTTTGGATTTCGGTTCGAAGATAATTATTCATAACAAGTTAATTCAAATGCCGGGATTTGAATTAACTTTGTTGAATCTTCCTAAAGCATTTCCTCTGAAAGCCGGTTTTTCCATAGCTTATAATACCGGAGCAGCGTTCGGTTGGTTTTCCGGCTGTTCTCTATTGCTTTTGATTGTAAGAATTTTTCTTATATCCGTTATGATTTCTTACGTTTTTCTCAGAAGAAGCAAAAATCTTTTTAAACTGATTCCTGCAATTCTAATTACGGGAGGTGCCATCGGAAATGTTACGGATTTCTTTTTGTATGGTCACGTCATCGATTTTATAAAACTAGGATTTTCAAAATTTTATTTTCCGGTTTTTAATTTAGCCGATTTTTTTATAACTGTCGGATTTCTTTGGTTTGTCTGGGGAAATGCCTATCATTCCGAGATTGCCGAGGGGCCATAAAAATTCCTTTATAAAAAAATTCATTTCGGAATAAAATATTAAGTTTGTGCAATTGCAATTAATATTCAGTGTGTTAATACAATGATTTTCAGAATTTTAGACACTTTAGACGGTATATTCTGGTCATACGCGGCCTTCGTTTTGATAATGTGTTTTGGAGCCGTTTTCTCCTATAAGATTCGCTTCGCACAGTTAACCGAATTTCCTAAGTTTTGTAGAATATTCTATAATTCGTTTAAAACCAGATCGGCCGCTATCGAGAGAGGAGTCCATCCCATCCGGTTGTTTTTTGCTTCTGCCGGAGGCAACATCGGAATTGGGAACGTAGTAGGGATCGCGACAGCCGTGTGTTGCGGTGGACCCGGAGCTATTTTCTGGGTTTGGATTGCCGGAATTATCGGCTCCGTTATCAAATATGCCGAAGTTTTTTTGGGGATCAAATTTAGAGAAAAATCCCAAGATGGCTCCTATAAAGGAGGCCCGATGTACTTTCTCAAGAAAGCTTACGGAAATTCTTGGATTCCCGGAATCGTGGCGTCCCTCTTATGTATTTACGGGGTTGAAATTTATCAATTTTCCGTCATAACAAATACTATCTCTTCCAATTGGAATATACCTCGGATCGGCGTTATCGGCGTCTTGTTATTTCTCGTTTTCTATGCCATCAAAGGCGGTTTAAAACGCTTAGGAAAAGTATGTACGATTATTCTCCCGATTTTTATGGTCAGCTACTGTCTGATGGGTTTGGCTATTCTTATCTTTGAATGGCGGTCACTGCCTCAATTATTTTCGTTAATTTTTTCATCGGCTTTCACTGGGCATGCGGCAGTCGGAGGCTTCATCGGTTGCTCGGTTATGACAACCTTAAGACACGGAATATCAAGGGCTGCTTATTCCGGAGACATCGGTATTGGGTTCGATTCGGTTATTCAGAGCGAATCGGCCGATTGCAGACCTGAAGTACAAGCTCGTTTCAGCATTGTCGGGATAGCTATCGATAATCTGATTTGTACGGTAAGTCTGATTATCGTGCTTGCTTCCGGAGCCTGGCACGGTAATTTCGAAGGTAATACGGCTATTGCCATTCAAAGTGCTCTTTCGAAATATTTTCCTGGGATCAATTTCTTTTTTCCGTTGTTCCTTTTTGTTACGGGATATACTACAATCACGGCCTATTTCCTTGTAGGACAACGGTGTGCTCAATATTTGTACCCTAGTTTCGGTAAA
Protein-coding regions in this window:
- a CDS encoding TraR/DksA family transcriptional regulator, with the translated sequence MRLSRDEILTFKTRLEDMKFKLTHTLEGNAQEVKKPNEATGYSQHQADQGTDTFDRTISLEVTTKEYELLRQINRALEKIEDNTYGICDVSGEPIPLARLMAIPYATMTVKSQEQYEKGLLGEYN
- a CDS encoding RNA methyltransferase produces the protein MDTLKIITSIKHPLLREPIHLKKWRGRDENGKFLVEGHREILRAVERDFFPEKVFVSVPISLKKEHAELIALLADCNIPLTYCSSDVIDKLSCRDNSDGFLGIFKEKKLTIEDFFLESRQKGLPFYLIIEGVEKPGNIGAILRSADAAGVTGIFFCDMVVDLYNPNIIRSSLGTIFSVPVIEMISTKAYKLLKEKKIKIITTSPQGNISYSAMDYSEPLALVFGSEKDGVTGFWSKSSDEIIFIPMKGYADSLNVGMAVTVTLYEVLKQREK
- the nrdR gene encoding transcriptional regulator NrdR encodes the protein MRCPFCSHKDLRVLDSRNAPETNAIKRRRECLKCNYRFTTFETPELHLQVLKKDGRYEAFEERKLINGLNAAAYHTKVSQEQVRKIVSYVKIDIMGQQIKEISTKEIGEIVMKYLKPIDMIAYIRFACVYRRFTDMGELRELMENLSDDASLSIENVEKQ
- a CDS encoding class I SAM-dependent methyltransferase, giving the protein MNPCEYTLLDSGDGKKLERFGEIVLLRPGPCALWDPLYHYSTRSDIDAEFVRNGEAGVWKTIKKELKEWTFEMFDVRFRLKLTPFGHIGFFPEHSRFWGDVRNVVTPKDNILNLFAYTGGISLVSVMSGGRVTHVDASKSAIRWARVNFDLNGFRDHDVFWILDDVMVFIERELRRGKKYEVIIADPPTYGRGVNGETFKIEKDLKRLIRNGALLLSENAKLFLITSHTPGHTPLMLERLLRDYMSETLLNEGKVESGEVSLGCDANRLPVGVYVKWTR
- a CDS encoding riboflavin synthase subunit alpha, with the translated sequence MFTGIIRYQGVVIVSETHDTFSSLCLKVPPELFRTLSIGSSVAVNGVCLTVVSMNDGVIAFDLIPETLQRTVLSDLVVGDFVHIEASLCFGDEVGGHFLSGHVFGIGVITEIRGRSYFVRVGRDVIKYLFEKGFVAIDGVSLTVVQVDTKERIFQIDLIPETLRATLLGNKISGSRVNIEIDFMTQSAVDTVLRFLKTHSDMIL
- a CDS encoding amino acid carrier protein, with the translated sequence MIFRILDTLDGIFWSYAAFVLIMCFGAVFSYKIRFAQLTEFPKFCRIFYNSFKTRSAAIERGVHPIRLFFASAGGNIGIGNVVGIATAVCCGGPGAIFWVWIAGIIGSVIKYAEVFLGIKFREKSQDGSYKGGPMYFLKKAYGNSWIPGIVASLLCIYGVEIYQFSVITNTISSNWNIPRIGVIGVLLFLVFYAIKGGLKRLGKVCTIILPIFMVSYCLMGLAILIFEWRSLPQLFSLIFSSAFTGHAAVGGFIGCSVMTTLRHGISRAAYSGDIGIGFDSVIQSESADCRPEVQARFSIVGIAIDNLICTVSLIIVLASGAWHGNFEGNTAIAIQSALSKYFPGINFFFPLFLFVTGYTTITAYFLVGQRCAQYLYPSFGKKIYFIYGMIALPAFCFLSQDKTLIIMSCSGALLLIINLIGIFILRKEVAFPKVSPEELRESNPVFDLEKL
- the lpxK gene encoding tetraacyldisaccharide 4'-kinase, encoding MPSALFMLYRRFCNNLQCPKEGFVFRRPAAACFALGAWLNRWCYRKGLFREKKIPEVVVSVGNIVAGGSGKTQVVLKILESIGQLRERSAILSRGYRGKASKKSHSLKVDLNNHTAVEVGDEPYLIGCRFPFVPVFIGKDRFKSAVLARRMRKSVLILDDGFQFRKLKKDFNILIVNGDDPFGGHQFIPRGRLRDFPDRLGEADLIVVNGSYDPILEEELNSRTGVPKVFVQPVIDECRIPGTSVSERVCIENALVGVFCGLGNNQGFVSTVKRAGGRVVNEYFLPDHARISLKELKFFSAQTRNRGGELLLCSEKDFVKIPHRWLLDESIMKIGVLRSKLQPVYNYEAFEILINRIKEKERGLLL
- a CDS encoding signal peptidase II, with protein sequence MKKDFWANTTKQPNGRLIKKFIMLFAILLTAFLLDFGSKIIIHNKLIQMPGFELTLLNLPKAFPLKAGFSIAYNTGAAFGWFSGCSLLLLIVRIFLISVMISYVFLRRSKNLFKLIPAILITGGAIGNVTDFFLYGHVIDFIKLGFSKFYFPVFNLADFFITVGFLWFVWGNAYHSEIAEGP